In Methylobacterium sp. WL1, the sequence CGCATCACCTCGGCGGCGCCCTCGGCCCGGGCTTCGGTCGGCCGGGTGCCGCGCACGAACAGGGCGAGCTGCCCGATCAGCGCCGAGCGCCCGGCACGGACCGGCTCGGCATCCGGCACCCGGGGCGCGAGCCGGATCGTGCCCGACATCACCACGAAGCCGCCATCGGCCGGGTCGCCGCGGGCGAACAGCAGGTCGCCGTCCGCCAGCTCGCGCCGCTCGGCCGCGAAGGTCAGCAGGCGCAGCGCGTCCCGGTCGAGGAAGCCGAACAGCGGCGCGTCGGCGAGGATCGCGATGTCGTCGTCGAGCCCCAAGGAACCGCCTCACCGCCTGCGTGCAAACGAGCCTGCGCCTCGCGTACACGCAAATCCCTAAAGCCGTTCCCAACCGCGTTGCAATCGCACCCGGCTCCGCGTGCGCCCTGCGACGGGCGCGATTCGATCAGGGCAGCAGCTTGTAGCCGCCGCCCTCGGTGACGAGGATCGCCGCGGTGGCGGGGTTCGGCTCGATCTTCTGGCGCAGCCGGTAGATATGCGTCTCCAGCGTGTGCGTGGTGACGTGGGCGTTGTAGCCCCAGACCTCGGCGAGCAGCGTGTCGCGGTTCACCACGGCCCGGCCGGCCCGGTACAGGAAGCGCAGGATC encodes:
- a CDS encoding cyclic nucleotide-binding domain-containing protein, with amino-acid sequence MGLDDDIAILADAPLFGFLDRDALRLLTFAAERRELADGDLLFARGDPADGGFVVMSGTIRLAPRVPDAEPVRAGRSALIGQLALFVRGTRPTEARAEGAAEVMRITPTLMRRVLEEFPAAAQSVYDTLAIDLVDLVTDLDRVRVLLED